The following proteins are encoded in a genomic region of Ooceraea biroi isolate clonal line C1 chromosome 14, Obir_v5.4, whole genome shotgun sequence:
- the LOC105286985 gene encoding zinc finger protein on ecdysone puffs isoform X1: MSFNRGVKRDSFSNRRNFNRSSGGGGGGRGGNRIGSNMNNSGMENNMGGGMSESSGMSGMNPWEGGMMSDRGILSTPNNNLSLALPQVQLAIASNLLTNLLRSQQEVQPQQVPSLMSLGNNYSGPGSNYPNQQNYSSGRFNDRTTRHPLKNTRPQPYKMGNRSRDGSAGRRGPSAQQSRARQSGSQRMNRKQIQHRNDKSSKPIPASKQNQTSKKEQQDVMINTEKAEPSVPKSDDADNTKDKKRDRKDEKGEAEEVVPKLENTEDEKVEDAEEKMDTSAGAEDAALKETKEASDKSEKDNAKATGKKSEARHAESRYAEVPMNHMFCHICNKHMWNGFSFENHLRGRAHRLMMDKLDESYKVKVDLMRHELRVAEEQRQLSLNNSKRRSKKVSVDFNVREYCTMCNLNFYGTLSMHRKSEKHQQLKTFLYPHCFPCLKKFPSRIEYDEHCLSPTHMKNAVQCEEQRKNKEDEKLAKGEAEVRTAEDEDKTGPKYVCETCKLQVGYKQSLIQHMKLKHSSLKTDYTCKECGNTYSTHFNAERHIKKVHNVKSSLASQYIIERVRPGGGNKEEENNNELSNLIDDADVAPKKSDEEEKYEPLEADATLVRVQQNK, from the exons ATGTCGTTTAATCGAGGAGTGAAGAGAGATTCCTTCAGTAATCGAAGGAATTTCAACCGGAGTAGTGGAGGCGGCGGAGGTGGCAGAGGTGGCAATCGTATTGGCAGTAACATGAATAACAGCGGCATGGAGAATAATATGGGTGGAGGGATGAGTGAGAGCAGCGGCATGAGCGGAATGAATCCCTGGGAAGGTGGCATGATGTCTGATAGAGGAATCCTGTCCACCCCTAATAACAATCTCTCCCTGGCGTTGCCGCAAGTGCAGCTGGCAATTGCCAGCAATCTCCTGACAAATCTACTTCGCAGCCAGCAGGAAGTGCAACCCCAA CAGGTACCGTCTCTGATGAGCTTAGGAAATAATTACTCCGGACCAGGGTCGAACTATCCCAATCAACAGAACTATTCATCCGGACGGTTCAATGATCGAACGACGCGGCATCCTTTGAAGAACACGCGTCCCCAACCGTACAAG ATGGGCAATCGCTCCCGAGATGGCTCCGCTGGGCGACGTGGCCCATCCGCACAACAATCTCGTGCACGCCAGTCTGGCAGTCAACGTATGAACCGAAAACAAATCCAACATCGCAACGATAAATCTTCTAAACCAATTCCTGCCTCTAAACAAAATCAGACTTCCAAAAAGGAACAGCAAGATGTTATGATTAATACTGAAAAAGCAGAACCTTCTGTTCCAAAAAG TGATGACGCCGATAATACCAAGGATAAGAAACGAGATCGGAAGGACGAGAAGGGAGAGGCGGAGGAAGTAGTCCCAAAACTAGAGAACACTGAAGATGAAAAAGTAGAAGACGCTGAGGAAAAGATGGACACATCTGCCGGTGCCGAAGACGCCGCGCTGAAAGAGACGAAAGAGGCGTCCGACAAAAGCGAGAAGGACAACGCGAAGGCAACCGGCAAGAAGTCGGAGGCGAGACACGCCGAGAGCCGTTACGCCGAGGTTCCGATGAATCACATGTTTTGCCACATTTGCAACAAGCACATGTGGAACGGATTT TCCTTCGAGAATCATCTACGCGGACGCGCGCATCGGTTGATGATGGACAAACTGGACGAGTCGTACAAAGTGAAGGTTGATCTGATGAGGCACGAGTTGCGAGTAGCTGAGGAGCAGCGGCAGCTCAGCTTGAACAATTCGAAGCGGCGCAGCAAGAAA GTTTCTGTAGACTTCAACGTCAGGGAGTACTGCACGATGTGCAATCTGAACTTTTACGGCACCCTGTCTATGCATAGAAAAAGCGAGAAGCACCAGCAACTGAAGACATTTCTGTATCCCCACTGCTTCCCTTGCCTGAAGAAATTCCCCTCTCGCATAGAATATGACGAGCATTGTCTGTCGCCTACCCACATGAAGAACGCTGTTCAGTGCGAGGAACAACGGAAGAATAAAGAGGACG agAAACTAGCGAAAGGAGAGGCCGAGGTTCGCACGGCGGAGGACGAGGATAAAACGGGACCTAAATATGTCTGCGAAACGT GTAAACTTCAAGTCGGATATAAACAGTCTCTGATACAGCACATGAAACTCAAACATTCGAGTTTAAAAACCGACTATACATGTAAAGAGTGTGGTAACACATATTCCACACACTTTAACGCCGAGAGGCATATTAAAAAAG tgCACAATGTTAAGAGCTCGCTCGCGTCACAGTATATAATTGAACGTGTTCGCCCAGGAGGTGgtaataaagaagaagaaaacaacAACGAGTTGAGCAATTTGATCGACGACGCGGACGTGGCGCCGAAGAAGtcggacgaggaggagaagtACGAACCGCTGGAAGCCGACGCTACATTGGTGCGGGTGCAACAAAACAAATAG
- the LOC105286985 gene encoding zinc finger protein on ecdysone puffs isoform X2, with the protein MSFNRGVKRDSFSNRRNFNRSSGGGGGGRGGNRIGSNMNNSGMENNMGGGMSESSGMSGMNPWEGGMMSDRGILSTPNNNLSLALPQVQLAIASNLLTNLLRSQQEVQPQVPSLMSLGNNYSGPGSNYPNQQNYSSGRFNDRTTRHPLKNTRPQPYKMGNRSRDGSAGRRGPSAQQSRARQSGSQRMNRKQIQHRNDKSSKPIPASKQNQTSKKEQQDVMINTEKAEPSVPKSDDADNTKDKKRDRKDEKGEAEEVVPKLENTEDEKVEDAEEKMDTSAGAEDAALKETKEASDKSEKDNAKATGKKSEARHAESRYAEVPMNHMFCHICNKHMWNGFSFENHLRGRAHRLMMDKLDESYKVKVDLMRHELRVAEEQRQLSLNNSKRRSKKVSVDFNVREYCTMCNLNFYGTLSMHRKSEKHQQLKTFLYPHCFPCLKKFPSRIEYDEHCLSPTHMKNAVQCEEQRKNKEDEKLAKGEAEVRTAEDEDKTGPKYVCETCKLQVGYKQSLIQHMKLKHSSLKTDYTCKECGNTYSTHFNAERHIKKVHNVKSSLASQYIIERVRPGGGNKEEENNNELSNLIDDADVAPKKSDEEEKYEPLEADATLVRVQQNK; encoded by the exons ATGTCGTTTAATCGAGGAGTGAAGAGAGATTCCTTCAGTAATCGAAGGAATTTCAACCGGAGTAGTGGAGGCGGCGGAGGTGGCAGAGGTGGCAATCGTATTGGCAGTAACATGAATAACAGCGGCATGGAGAATAATATGGGTGGAGGGATGAGTGAGAGCAGCGGCATGAGCGGAATGAATCCCTGGGAAGGTGGCATGATGTCTGATAGAGGAATCCTGTCCACCCCTAATAACAATCTCTCCCTGGCGTTGCCGCAAGTGCAGCTGGCAATTGCCAGCAATCTCCTGACAAATCTACTTCGCAGCCAGCAGGAAGTGCAACCCCAA GTACCGTCTCTGATGAGCTTAGGAAATAATTACTCCGGACCAGGGTCGAACTATCCCAATCAACAGAACTATTCATCCGGACGGTTCAATGATCGAACGACGCGGCATCCTTTGAAGAACACGCGTCCCCAACCGTACAAG ATGGGCAATCGCTCCCGAGATGGCTCCGCTGGGCGACGTGGCCCATCCGCACAACAATCTCGTGCACGCCAGTCTGGCAGTCAACGTATGAACCGAAAACAAATCCAACATCGCAACGATAAATCTTCTAAACCAATTCCTGCCTCTAAACAAAATCAGACTTCCAAAAAGGAACAGCAAGATGTTATGATTAATACTGAAAAAGCAGAACCTTCTGTTCCAAAAAG TGATGACGCCGATAATACCAAGGATAAGAAACGAGATCGGAAGGACGAGAAGGGAGAGGCGGAGGAAGTAGTCCCAAAACTAGAGAACACTGAAGATGAAAAAGTAGAAGACGCTGAGGAAAAGATGGACACATCTGCCGGTGCCGAAGACGCCGCGCTGAAAGAGACGAAAGAGGCGTCCGACAAAAGCGAGAAGGACAACGCGAAGGCAACCGGCAAGAAGTCGGAGGCGAGACACGCCGAGAGCCGTTACGCCGAGGTTCCGATGAATCACATGTTTTGCCACATTTGCAACAAGCACATGTGGAACGGATTT TCCTTCGAGAATCATCTACGCGGACGCGCGCATCGGTTGATGATGGACAAACTGGACGAGTCGTACAAAGTGAAGGTTGATCTGATGAGGCACGAGTTGCGAGTAGCTGAGGAGCAGCGGCAGCTCAGCTTGAACAATTCGAAGCGGCGCAGCAAGAAA GTTTCTGTAGACTTCAACGTCAGGGAGTACTGCACGATGTGCAATCTGAACTTTTACGGCACCCTGTCTATGCATAGAAAAAGCGAGAAGCACCAGCAACTGAAGACATTTCTGTATCCCCACTGCTTCCCTTGCCTGAAGAAATTCCCCTCTCGCATAGAATATGACGAGCATTGTCTGTCGCCTACCCACATGAAGAACGCTGTTCAGTGCGAGGAACAACGGAAGAATAAAGAGGACG agAAACTAGCGAAAGGAGAGGCCGAGGTTCGCACGGCGGAGGACGAGGATAAAACGGGACCTAAATATGTCTGCGAAACGT GTAAACTTCAAGTCGGATATAAACAGTCTCTGATACAGCACATGAAACTCAAACATTCGAGTTTAAAAACCGACTATACATGTAAAGAGTGTGGTAACACATATTCCACACACTTTAACGCCGAGAGGCATATTAAAAAAG tgCACAATGTTAAGAGCTCGCTCGCGTCACAGTATATAATTGAACGTGTTCGCCCAGGAGGTGgtaataaagaagaagaaaacaacAACGAGTTGAGCAATTTGATCGACGACGCGGACGTGGCGCCGAAGAAGtcggacgaggaggagaagtACGAACCGCTGGAAGCCGACGCTACATTGGTGCGGGTGCAACAAAACAAATAG